Below is a window of Cytophagaceae bacterium DNA.
TAAAAAATGAGGTAAGGTTTCGTCGATATTGCCTGTAATTAATTCAATATTGGATAATTCTAAATTCTGAAAAGTGTTTTGGGCTATTTTCCCAATTTCAGGGCTGCCTTCAAAGGTAAAAACATTACATTGTGGAGTGGAAGTGGCCAAATATGAAGTAGTAATCCCGAATGATGTACCTAGCTCAATAATATTTTGATATTTATAAAATCTTGCAATTCTATTTAAAATTAATGCCCATTTTTTGGTTTTTAAAGAGGTCCTGGCAATACTTGATATCTTTCTTTTAGTATTCTTTTCAACTCTGGAACCTGCTCCAAAGTCTTTGATATCAATACTTTCAGTTCTTTGTAATAATTTTCCTCTTTGATTTTCTATTTTTTCAAAATAATCATTTTGAATAGAACTTTTAAAGACTTGTGTATAAAATTCGAAAACAAACGGGGAATGAATAGTGTGTGCGTCACCTGCCTTTAACCAGTACCTGATAAAATCTAAATACATGGTTTAATTTAATATTGCGGGCATCATTAGCACAAATTCCGGAATTTTTACAAAGATTTTTTCACCATCCAGTTGTCTTTCCAATAAATAAGAGCCATTCATTTTACCAATCGGAGCTTTAAAATTACATCCGGAAACATATTCGTGTGATTGACCTGGCTCGATTATAGGCTGAAAACCTACCACTCCATTTCCAATTATTTCGTATTTCTCTCCTATTCCATCAAAAATATACCAATGACGCGAAATCAATTGAACAGTGTGATCAGAGAAATTTTCAATTTTTATCCGGTACGAAAAAGCATACATAAATTCCAATGGTTCGGAATACATGGGTTGGTATTCTGAGGTTACTGTGACCTTGATACCATTCGTAATAGCAACTTCCATATCAATTGGTTTTTTTAATAAAACGCAATAAAAATCGATTAGTTTGTAAATTAAAGGATAATTTTGGAAGTTTTCAACCAAAAAATAAATTTGAAACAATTTAAATACTTTTAAAATCGGAATTTAGTTTATAAATATGAATGTTGAAATTGAAGAATCCTGGAGAAATCAGTTATCTGATCAATTTGAAATGCCTTATTTTAAGCAACTTGTGGATTTTGTAAAATCTGAATATTCAACTAAAGTTTGTTATCCTCCGGGAAAACTTATATTTAATGCCTTTGAAAAATGCCCTTTTGCAAATACCAAAGTCGTAATTCTTGGCCAGGATCCTTATCATGGACCCAATCAGGCACATGGTTTATGTTTTTCGGTAAATCATGGAATATCATTCCCTCCTTCATTACTCAATATTTTCAAAGAGCTTAAAGAAGACATTGGAAAACCTATCCCTTTAACAGGAAACCTGGAAGATTGGGCAGCCCAGGGTGTTTTATTGTTGAATGCCACGCTGACTGTTGAGGCAGGCAAAGCCGGTTCACATCAAAAGAAAGGCTGGGAGCAATTTACTGATGCTGTCATCGCAAAATTGAATGAAGGAAAAGAAAATCTGGTGTTTTTATTATGGGGAACTTATGCCCAGAATAAAGGAAAGTTTATTGACAGAAATAAGCATTTTGTACTAAAAGCCAAACATCCTTCTCCCCTTTCAGCCAATTTTGGAGGCTGGTTTGGCCAAAAACATTTTTCACAAACCAATAATTTTCTGGAAAGTAAAAATCTTGGAAAAATAGATTGGTAATCAAATTTTTCTTAAAAATAACAAATAGATGCAAAAATACGAAATGATTGCCACTACTCTGATGGGACTTGAAAAAGAACTTTCGAATGAGATTGAGCAATTAGGCGGAGAAAATATCGAAATCTTGAAAAGAGCTGTGCGTTTTTTTGGCGACGACAAATTGATGTACACCGCAAATATGTCTCTTAGAACAGCACTTCGGATACTTATACCTATTGATGATTTCAAAGCTACAAATGAGGATGACCTCTACCATAGCGTCAAATCTTTTCCATGGGAGAATATTTTCGGATTACATCAGACTTTTGCGATAGATGCGGTTACGAGTGGCGAATATTTCAAACATTCAAAATTTGTGGCATTGCGTGCTAAAGATGCCATTGCTGATCGTTTTAGAGAAAAAACCGGACGCAGGCCTAATGTGGACCCAATTGAACCGGATATTGCTATCAATTTGCATATCAATGTGAGTGAGGTGTCAGTTTCACTGGACTCTTCAGGTGTAAGTTTGGATAAAAGGGGATATCGGATAAATAAAACCCTAGCTCCTATCAATGAAGTTTTAGCAGCCGGAATCATCCTGAAAAGTGGCTGGAAGAGTGATTTACCATTTTATGACCCTATGTCGGGTTCGGGTACCTTTAGCATTGAGGCGGCACTTTTAGGCTCCAACACCGCCCCGGGTCTAAACAGAACTTTTTCATTTCAAAATTGGGGCGAATACGATAGTTTATTATTCGAAAAAATCAAAAATGAATTAATAAGTCAAAAGAAAGAGGATAATTTGAAAATTTTGGCCCGGGATATTCTAACCCAAAATATCGAAATTATCGCTGAGAACGCCATGAACGCTGGTGTAGAAGACTTTATTAGCCTAAAAAAAGCTGATTTTTTTCAGACAGATCCTGTTGATAATAATGGAATTCTGGTCCTTAATCCGCCATATGGTGAAAGATTAAAACTGGGCAATATTTTTGATTATTATGCCAGAATCGGTGATACATTTAAACAGAAATATGCCGGATTTGACGCCTGGATGATTAGCAGTGATAAAGAAGCCCTTAAATACGTTGGGCTTAGAGGTGATGAAAAATATGATATGAACAATGGTGGGCTTGAAGCCAGATTGGTCAAATACAGACTTTTCAAAGGCAAAGGCAATATTTAATCCACAAAAAAAGCCACATTTTCAGTGGCTTTTTTTAAATCTTATTTTGGAAATTATTTTATCAAACTAAACAATCTGTTCCACCTGATTTTATTAAGAAGTCCGGCGTTACGGTCAATCGACATCCAAATGAACACTGCTTTTCCTACAATATGGTCTGCAGGTACAAATCCCCAATATCTCGAATCATCAGATTCATATCGGTTATCCCCATCATAAAATAATAATCTTGTTTGAAGGTATATTCTGTGATTGCTTTTCCATCTATAAAAATCTTACCATCCTTGTATTCTGCTTTATCATTTAAATCAAAAGTGGTTATAACTGATTTGTAAAGAGCAAGATTTTTGGCATCAAGTGTAATTTTCATGCCTTTTTTTGGAACAGTAATCGGGCCAAAATTATCTCTGTTGTTGTTATAAAGGTTACTTCCATAAGGGAAACTTCTATAAACTGTATTACTGTCGCCTTTTGCAATAATATCAGGATATACATTGGTAATGAAATCCATGTTTTTCAATTCTGCAAGGGCTGATTCTGTGGTGGTTATGTCGTAATAAAACTTCCCATTCTCTGAAGCCGAACCTCTGTCAGTAATACCCAATTTTGTAAACAACTTAGGATTAATATTGGTGTTACATTCTATTTTGCACCATTTTTGGGAATTTGGTGGGCTGTCCATTTTATTGCCATTAATATAAATCTCAGCATTTTTACTTTCAATCACATCACCTCCAATACCGATGCAACGTTTAATGTAGTTAGTCCTTAAATCAACCGGATATTTGTCAAAACCTCCAAATTCGTCTGGTCTTTCGGGACATCCAGGATAATTAAAAACCACTACATCTCCATTTTTTACATCTGTAAAACCCGGAAGACGGTAATTGGGCAATTGAATCCAATCCAGATAAGATGGAATCTCAGTAAACCATATTTTTTGGTGAGTAAGCGGTATCTGAAGGATGGTTTTGGGTGTACGGGCACCATAGTGCACCTTTGATACAAACAAAAAGTCGTCAATTAACAGGCTTTTTTCCATGGAACCTGTCGGAATGGTATAGGCTTCCAGAAACAATCCTCTGATCAGGGTGGCGGCTATTACGGCAAATAAAACCGAGTCCCACCATTCTCTCATGGCTGACTTTTTGGGCTTTTCTTTTTTAATTTCAGTTTCGGACATGAATAAATATTAAATTTTTACAAAAATATATATTAAAAGGCAAAATGCTTATCATTTATTGTGATTTAGGGCAAATTTGGTATAAACGGCTTTTTATAATCAATCAGCGGAATCCAGAATCTCGTCAAAATCCTCCTGCATTTGTTCAAACCGCTTCATCACTTTTTTCAAAAATGTTTCTCCCAACATTTCCTCAATTTCTTCTTCTCCGGACACATCCAGTTCAGAAACTTTGTAAATTTGTTCCAGTGTACCGATTTCAAACTTTATCACAAATTTGTTGTTGAAAAAGTAAAGCTCAGCTATGCAATAATCATTAGGTATTTTTTTTATAAATTTCATTTGATGAAGAATTTTTTAATTTTGGTTCTGTTGTTTATGCCTGTTTGGGGCTGCAAAAGTAAAAAAGAATCCTCGGAATTCTTTAAAAGGGGAAATTATCATTTCAAAAAGAATGAATTGGAGAAAGCAGAACATTTTTTTACCGAAGCTATAAAAAAATCCCCTGATTTTGCTGATGCTTACAATAATCGGGGTGCTGTATATTTAAAATGGGGTAAGAACCAGGATGCAAAAAAGGACTTTGAAAAGGCTGTAAATCTTGATGGGAAATTTACAGAAGCAAAGTTTAACCTGGCGAAATTGTTGAGCGAAACCGGGGAATTGAAACAAGCGGAAGGTTTGTTTAAATCTATTGAAAACAAAATGAAGAATTCAAGTGACTTTTATAACCATTTTGGACAAAATACTGTTAAACTCAACCATTTTGACGAAGGTCTAAAAGCTTTGGAACAATCTTTAAAACTTAATCCCGGAAATGTAGAGGCTCTTACCAATATTTCTTATGTTTTTCTTGTTCAAAATAATGAAAAAATAGCCCAGGATTATATTGATAAAGCATTGAAAATCAATCCTGAATTTGGTTTTGCACTTAATAATAATGCTGTGATTTCGGGTAGGAAAAGAGATTTTAAAAACTCGGTTGAAATGTTGGAAAAAGCTTTGATAAAAGATCCCCAAAATCAGGTATTTCTTAACAATGCTGCATTATATTATTTGGAAAATAGAGAATTGGAAAAAGGTATAGTTTTTTTAGAAAAAGCCAATAAAATTGATGAAAGTAACCCCTATTCTTTGCGAAATATGGCCATTTATCTTTTTTATTCGGGCAAAATAAAAGAATCATATAGTTTATTTCAAAAAATCGAAAAAGAGAATCCTGAAGTTGACCATATATACTATTATCTATCTAAGAATGCTTCTGCTTTACATGACAAAATTTCGGCTTGTAAATATCGAAAAACCGGAGCTGGTTTATCGGAACCATGGATATCAGAACTACCTGAATGTTAATATTTTACAAAGTCAATATTTCGTTTAAAGCCTTCAAATTTCGTTCTTTTTATGGGTGAATTTTTGAAAATTTCTTTAAATATTTCTTCAGTTATTTCTTCCCAATCTTTTTTATTTTTCAATTCTTCCCCGGGAATAAATTCCGGTGTTTTATGGGACTTTGAGAAACGATTCCACGGACATACATCCTGACAAATATCACAGCCAAATACCCAATTTTGCATTTTTCCCTTGAATTCATCCGGAATATTTTCTTTTAATTCGATAGTAAGATAACTGATACATTTGCTGCCATCCACTATATAGGGTTCGGCAATGGCATCAGTTGGACAAGCATCAATACAAGCTGTGCAGGTGCCACAGTAATCTTTTATAGGGCCGTCGGTTTCTAATTCTAAGTCACATATAATTTCTCCCAGAAAGAAAAAACTTCCCATCTCCCTATTAATCAGGTTGCTGTGTTTTCCCACCCATCCTAACCCAGATTTTTTTGCCCAGACTTTGTCCATCACCGGTGCTGAATCCACAAATATTCTTGCATTAATGTCTCCAATGCTTTCCTGCATAAACTCCAGAAGTCCAGTCAGTTTGCGTTTTAACACAAAATGATAGTCTTCTCCATAAGCATATTTTGATATTTTCAAATCGGTGTTAAGCTCTTTTTCAGGAAAATAATTTAAGATTACCGAGATAACAGATTTTGCTCCTTCGACCAGTTTTGTGGGATCGAGTCTTTTGTCAAAATGATTGGCCATATAAGTCATTTTTCCATGATAATCACGTTGAAGCCAGGTTTCCAGTCTTCTTGCCTCTTCCTTTAAAAAGCCGGCTTGTGATATCCCGCAAAAATCAAAACCCAGTTCAGCAGCTTTTTGCTTTATGATTTGAGTTCTGATTTTAATATCCATTTTAAGTTTTTTGGCAAAACTATCACCATTTTTTGATTTCACATTGCCTTTTATTACAAGTTTTCAGTATTTTTGTATTGATTATCAGGATTATTTTCTCGATGTCTATAATAAAACGTTGCTTTCTATTAACATTTTTCACTCTTTGGCAATACTCCTGTATCCCCATTGAGGATTTACCTCCGTTTGATATTACCGTCACTTTATTACCTAATGGTACATCTGCCAGGCTTGATTGGCCTTTGGTAAATGACCCACAGATTGGAACCGTAAGATATGATGTGTATTTAGGCACCACCCGTGTTGCAACTAATATTAATGCAAATACATATACTTTTAACAATCTTGAGTACAATACAGCTTATACCGGAAAATTGGTCGGTAAGACTTTATCAGGCGACGAAGAAGAAGCAACCTACTCATTTTCTACTTTGAAAGAATATATTTTGGTGCCTGATCCCGGTTTGGAACAAAGTCTGATTGATGCCGGGTATGATACAGAAGGAATTATTAACCAAAAAATGTATAAAGAGGATGCTCCTCTTGTTAAAAAATTGGAGGCACGGCAAAGAAATATTTCAAATTTGACCGGTATTTCACATTTTACTAATCTGGAGTATTTGGACTTATCAATTAACCAAATTTCTCAAATTGACCTAACACAGAATACAAAACTTACTTATCTAAATCTTGGACAGAATCTGTTAACAAATGTGAATCTGTCACCTAACGTTTTATTAAAGAATCTGATAATTCATAATAACAGTATTCAGCAACTCAATATTACTCAGTCTGTTCTTTTGGAAGTTTTGGTAGCAAATTATAACCAGCTTTCGGCCATTGATATAAACCGAAATAATCTTTTAATTACTTTAGGATTAAATAATAATAATCTTAATCAGGTTAATTTTTCGGGTAATGCAAGGTTGACCGAAATAGATTTAAGCAATAATCCGATTTCGGGCTTAAGTTTGTCCAATTTGACACTTTTGAAAAACCTGGCGGTGCAAAATGCCTCACTTTCTGGCCTGAATACAGGCAGTCTCACCAATTTGGTTCATCTTGATGTCTCTGGAAATGTAATAACTTCATTGGATATCAGAAATAACACTTTGATAGAAACTTTGGATGTGTCTTTTAATCGATTAACCAAACTTAACATTAAGAATAATGTTAATTTAATCGCATTAAATACAAAAAATAACAATAATCGTTCTCAAATTTGTGTCACGAATGCGGTTCAGGCACAGGATAATTTTGACTGGATCAAAGATGATTTTACCATTTATAATACAAATTGTAATTAATATATGACTTACGCCACTACCGAAATTACTAGTGCTGAAATTCTTTCTGACAATCCTGTTCATCAGAGATTATATTTTCCTTATGAAATGGCTTCAAAAATTATCAGCGGCAAAGTACTTGAGCTGGGATGTGGCTGGGGCCGTGGAGTTGAAAAACTTATCGATTCATGTGACCATTTTACAGGTTTAGATAAAAATGAGCCGCTCATAAAAGCTTTAAGTGAAAAATACCCTCAGAGTTATTTTAATACTGTTGATTTACCTCATTTGACTGAATTTCAGGACAATACATTTGATTATATAGTAACTTTTCAGGTAATTGAGCATATTCAGGACGACCATAAATTTCTGGAAGAAGCCAAAAGGGTATTGAAACCGGGAGGTAAGATTTTATTGACAACGGTGAATAAAGATTATTCTTTGAGTAGGAATCCCTGGCATATCAGAGAATATCGTACAGAAGAATTAAAGAACCTTATGTTGAAATATTTCAAAGATTTAGATGCGAAAGGAGTTGGTGGTAATGATAAAGTTTGGGAATATTATGAGCAAAATAAGGCTTCGGTAAGAAAAATAATGAGATGGGATATTTTGGATTTACAGCACCGGCTTCCATCCTGGATTTTAAGAATTCCTTACGAAATACTCAATCGTTTTAACCGAAACAAATTGCTCCAACAATCGGAAGGCCTGGCAGCCGAAATTAATTGGGACGATCACCATTTGAGTAACGAGCCTGAGAAATGTATTGACTATTTCTTTGTGGCTACGAAATAAATGCATCTCTACCTGCATATCCCGTTTTGCAGGCAAGCCTGTTATTATTGTGATTTTCATTTCAGCACCAATCTTCAACTTAAAGACAAGTTGATTGATGCTATTTGTGAAGAGATAATTTTACAAAAAGATTTTCTGCGAAATAAAAAACTTCAAACCGTTTATTTTGGCGGTGGTACTCCTTCTTTTCTCGAAAATAAGGACTTAGACAAGATTTTTGAAACTATTTCTAAAAATTTCGATTTAACAGAAGTAGAAGAAATAACTCTTGAAACCAATCCTGAAGATGTTCAAATTGACAAAATTAAACATTGGAAAACACTGGGAATAAATCGTTTAAGTCTTGGAATTCAAACTTTCGACGACAGAATTTTGGGTTATTTTAACCGTAACCATAAGGCTGAGATTTCAATAAAAGCTTTGGACCTGCTGTTAGGTGCGGAATATTCAAATCTCACGGTGGATCTTATCTATGCCCACAACGTTTTAGAGTTAAATGAAAAAGAGTCAAATCTCATTCTTTTCAAAGATCTTGAAATAATTTCCGGATTTAACCTTCCGCATATTTCAGCATACAATCTTACGCTGGAAAAAGACACCGTGTTTGGAAAATGGCTGAAGCAAAAAAAAATGAAAGCCATCAGCGAAGAACACGCAGCAACGCAATATGAAATTTTGGTAAACTTTCTTTCGGATAAAAAGTATATCCAATATGAGGTTTCTAATTTTGGCTTTGAAGGAAAATTTGCAATTCACAATTCTGCTTATTGGAAAGACGAAGAATATTTAGGCATTGGTCCTTCGGCTCATTCTTATGATTGTAAAAACAGGATGAGCAATGTGGCAAATAATCCAAAATATATTAAGGCTATCGAATCTGGCCTGGTTCCTTCTATTGTTGAAGAACTCTCAAATTCAGACCGAATCAATGATTACCTTTTGACAGGTTTGAGAACAATTTGGGGTGTGGATCTAAAAAAAATATCCCAAATGGCCGGAGAAATTCCTCAAACCTTTTGGGATAATATTTCTTTATTAAAAAACAAAAATTGGATTGCTCAGGAAGCCGAAACGATTTCGATTACTTCTGAAGGCCGGATTTTCTCTGACCGTATCGCCTCTGATTTGTTTTTTGATTAATACTTAAGCACAAACTTCTTCGTAAACAGCCGCCAAATGATGTCCAATCATATCCGCTGAACGACCTTCAATATGATGTCTTTCAACAAAATGCACCAACTCGCCATCTTTAAAAAGTGCAATCGAAGGTGATGATGGAGGAAGCGGTATATATTCACGCATTCTTTGTGTTGCCTCTAAATCAACACCGGCAAATACCGTTTTCAATTGATCAGGTTTATGTTCTGATATCATTAAAGACATTTTTGCTCCGGGACGACAAGTACCTGCAGAACAGCCACATACTGAATTAATTACCACCAGGGCGGTTCCTTTTTGATTAGCCATAAACTGATCTACAGCTTCGGCTGTGGTCAATTCTTCAAAACCCGCACTCGTCAAATCGAGTTTCATGGGTGCAACTAAATGGGGAGGATACATATTTTTATTTATTTGTATTTATTATTTATTTCCAATCAATTTTACATAAATCCAAGTTCAAGTTTGGCAACTTCACTCATCATATCGGTAGAATAGGACGGTTCGAATGTCAATTCTATACTTACATCGTTTACTCCTTCTACCTCTCTGATTTTTTCTTCAATCTCTACCGGAATACTTTCAGCTGATGGACAAGAGGGAGAAGTGAGGGTCATCAGAACATATACGTTGTTGACAGGGAAAATTTTGATGTCATAAATCAGTCCCAATTCAAATACATCGACAGGTATTTCCGGATCATAAACTTGTTTGATCGCTTCGACAACTTTATTTTTTAACTCTTCCTCTTCCATATTTTTATTGGTTCCAAATAATGCAAAAACAGTAATCTTGAGTTTTTAGTTCTTTAATTTTTTGCCTGAAAAGCCAGAGCATAGGTTTTCATTTGTTTGACCATCGATGCTAAACCATTGGCTCTTGTCTGAGCCAAATGGCTGGTAAGACCAATTTTTTCGATAAAATAAAGATCAGCATGCAAAACTTCTTCAGGGGTATGTCCCGATAAAACATTTAACAACATACTAACCAAACCCTTTACTATCATTGCCTGACTATCAGCTTCAAAGTGAACCAAACCCTCTTTAAATGAGGCATTTAGCCACACAACACTCTGACAACCTTTTATTATATTTTCTTCAGATTTATGCTCATCGGGCATGACCGGGAGTTTTTTCCCCATGTCAATAATATATTCATATTTCTCCTCCCAATCGTCAAATAATTCAAAGTCTTCTATCAGTTGATCCTGTGTTTCGTTTATGGTCATTTTATGACAACATTTTAATTACTTTTTTTACTCCTTCAACCAATCTATCTATTTCTTCAAACGTATTATATACTGAAAATGAAGCTCTTACTGTTCCCGGAATGTTGAATCTCTGCATCAAAGGTTGGGTACAATGATGTCCGGTTCTTACGGCGATTCCTTGTTGGTCAAGAATGATTCCCACATCCTGCGGGTGAATATTTTTCAAAACAAAAGAAACTACACTAACTTTATCTTTAGCCTGACCTACAATTGTCAACCCTTCAATTTCAGAGAGTTTTTCGGTAGCATATTTCAAGAGTTTATCTTCGTAAACTGCAATATTCTGTTTTCCCAATTCACCAATGAATTCAAGAGAAGCTTTAAAGGCAACAACATCTGCAATATTTGGTGTTCCGGCCTCAAACTTATAGGGTAAATCGGCGTAGGTGGTTTTTTCAAAAGTTACTTCTTTGATCATTTCACCCCCACCCCTGTAAGGTGGCATGGCTTCTAAAAGTTCTTTCTTGCCGTATAAAACTCCCATTCCGGTGGGTCCAAACAGTTTATGTGCCGATAATGCATAAAAATCTGCATCAAGATCCTGAACATCAATATCTATATGACTACATGCCTGTGCACCGTCAATCAATACTTTTGCTCCTACCTTATTATGAGCAGCTGCAATAATTTCTTTCACAGGATTAATGGTTCCCAATGCGTTGGAAACATGCACTACTGATACGAACTTGGTTTTGGGCGAAAGTAACTTCAGGTATTCATCTATCAAAATTTCACCCTGATCATTAATGGGTATCACTTTTAGCACGCAGCCTTTTTCCTCACACAGCATTTGCCATGGAACAATGTTGCTATGATGCTCTAAAGTACTGATTATGATTTCGTCACCTTTATCTATAAATTTTTTACCGAAAGTACCTGCTACCAGATTAATGCTATCGGTAGTACCATACGTAAAAATTATTTCTTCAGAATATTTAGCATTTAAAAATTCTTGAACCGACTTTCGGGTAGCTTCATACGCAGCAGTGGCTTTTTCGGCTAAATGATGAATACCACGATGGATATTTGCATTGTAGCCTTCATAATATCCTAAAAGTGCATCCAAAACCACTTTGGGTTTTTGCGTAGTGGCTGCATTGTCAAAGTAAACAAGTTTTTTTCCTTTAATCTCCTGATGAAGAATCGGAAACTGACTTCTGATTTCGTTGATATTGAGCTCCACTATTATTGCAGTTTTTGTTCAATTCTTTCATCCAAAATCTCCCTGAGTTCCTCAATTTTAATTTGAGAAACTACATCCTCTGCAAACGCAACCAATTGAAGTCTTATGGCATCAGGTTTTGGAATCCCTCTTGACTGCATATAGAATATTGCCTCATCATTGAGTTTACCGGTGGTGGTTCCATGCGAACATTTTACATCATCGGCCCAAATCTCCAACTGGGGTTTGGAATTCATACTGGCTGAGTCAGAAGTAATTACATTCCGGCAATTTTGGTAAGCATTGGTCTTTTGGGCATCTTGCTGAACAAATATTTTCCCGTTAAAAACACCTGTTGACTGATCAGAAAGCACTCCTTTATATAGTTCGTTGCTTTCACAATTTGGCTTGCGGTGATCCACAAGTGTATGATTATCAATATGCTGGCTTTCATTTGGAATATATAAACCAAACATGTGGCTTTCGATATATTCTCCATCAAGAATCAGATTCAGATCATTTCTAATAAATCCACCGTTCAGAGATATGGTCGCAGCATAAAAATAGCTTTTTTTCTCCTGATAAATCTGGGTAGTACCAATATGGCTACTTTGGTTATTTTCTTCCTGAATTTTATAATAATCTACTCTGGCATCCTCTCCGACAAACACTTCGGTCACATAATTTTCAAAAGCTGCTTTATCACCCAGCGTTTCATATATTTCAACGATTTTAACTTCGGCGTTTTGCTCAACAACCACCAGGTTATGAAGGTTTAAAGCAATATTTTCATCTTCTGTATTACTTACAAAATGGATAGTAAGCGGAGACTCAAGCGTAGTATTTTTCGGAATATGAACAACTATACCATCATTGGCCATGGCAATATTTGCTGCAGCCACACTGTCTTTTTCCAGGTTGAGATGTTTACCATAATATTCATTCAAAAAATCAGATTTATTTACCTGAGCTTCTTTGAGAGTAAGAATTTCAATCTTTGCATTTTCAAAATTATCGGAAAGCTCCTCAGAATATTGTCCATTAACAAAAACAATTCTATGTCCTGAAATTTTAGGAAAAATTGAATCAGATGAAATACTTTTTACTTCTTTTGGAAACGTAAAAGACTGCTTATCAACTTTTTTGAGGCTAGAATATTTCCAATCTTCATGTTTTGTGCTTGGAAAACCCTTGGACTTAAAATGATCAAAAGCCTGCTTTCTTTTTTGGTTAAATGCCGAGTTGGCACTGCCATTTAAAGTAGCTTGAAATGCATTAAACTCCGACTCTAGCTGAGTTTGTATATTTTGAAATGACATTTTCCGGAATTAATTTTAAACCAAAGAATTTTCAAGGGCATCGGCTTCGGCTTTTACCCAATCGTAACCTTTTTCTTCCAACTCAAGAGCAAGCTCTTTAGTACCTGACTTCACGATTCTACCTTTATATAAAACATGAACAAAATCAGGTATGATGTAATCCAACAGACGTTGATAGTGGGTAACCACGATAAATGACCTTTCAGGACTTTTAAGCTGATTAACACCATCAGCCACTATTTTTAGGGCATCAATGTCAAGACCAGAGTCAGTCTCATCAAGGATACCAAGGGTTGGCTCAAGCATGGCCATTTGAAAGATTTCGTTTCGTTTCTTTTCACCACCTGAAAAACCTTCATTCAGCGACCTTCTTAATAATTGATCATCTATTTTTACGGTTTTAGCTTTTTCTTTCATCAATTTCAGAAACTGGGCAGCATCCAATGACTCTTTTCCAT
It encodes the following:
- the sufC gene encoding Fe-S cluster assembly ATPase SufC, translating into MLKISNLQARVESKEILRGINLEVKPGEIHAIMGPNGSGKSTLASVLAGREDYEVTGGTVEFQGKDLLELAPEERAAEGIFLAFQYPVEIPGVTTINFLKTAINQIRKYHGKESLDAAQFLKLMKEKAKTVKIDDQLLRRSLNEGFSGGEKKRNEIFQMAMLEPTLGILDETDSGLDIDALKIVADGVNQLKSPERSFIVVTHYQRLLDYIIPDFVHVLYKGRIVKSGTKELALELEEKGYDWVKAEADALENSLV
- a CDS encoding cysteine desulfurase, with amino-acid sequence MELNINEIRSQFPILHQEIKGKKLVYFDNAATTQKPKVVLDALLGYYEGYNANIHRGIHHLAEKATAAYEATRKSVQEFLNAKYSEEIIFTYGTTDSINLVAGTFGKKFIDKGDEIIISTLEHHSNIVPWQMLCEEKGCVLKVIPINDQGEILIDEYLKLLSPKTKFVSVVHVSNALGTINPVKEIIAAAHNKVGAKVLIDGAQACSHIDIDVQDLDADFYALSAHKLFGPTGMGVLYGKKELLEAMPPYRGGGEMIKEVTFEKTTYADLPYKFEAGTPNIADVVAFKASLEFIGELGKQNIAVYEDKLLKYATEKLSEIEGLTIVGQAKDKVSVVSFVLKNIHPQDVGIILDQQGIAVRTGHHCTQPLMQRFNIPGTVRASFSVYNTFEEIDRLVEGVKKVIKMLS
- the sufD gene encoding Fe-S cluster assembly protein SufD — encoded protein: MSFQNIQTQLESEFNAFQATLNGSANSAFNQKRKQAFDHFKSKGFPSTKHEDWKYSSLKKVDKQSFTFPKEVKSISSDSIFPKISGHRIVFVNGQYSEELSDNFENAKIEILTLKEAQVNKSDFLNEYYGKHLNLEKDSVAAANIAMANDGIVVHIPKNTTLESPLTIHFVSNTEDENIALNLHNLVVVEQNAEVKIVEIYETLGDKAAFENYVTEVFVGEDARVDYYKIQEENNQSSHIGTTQIYQEKKSYFYAATISLNGGFIRNDLNLILDGEYIESHMFGLYIPNESQHIDNHTLVDHRKPNCESNELYKGVLSDQSTGVFNGKIFVQQDAQKTNAYQNCRNVITSDSASMNSKPQLEIWADDVKCSHGTTTGKLNDEAIFYMQSRGIPKPDAIRLQLVAFAEDVVSQIKIEELREILDERIEQKLQ
- a CDS encoding DUF59 domain-containing protein, with amino-acid sequence MEEEELKNKVVEAIKQVYDPEIPVDVFELGLIYDIKIFPVNNVYVLMTLTSPSCPSAESIPVEIEEKIREVEGVNDVSIELTFEPSYSTDMMSEVAKLELGFM
- a CDS encoding BrxA/BrxB family bacilliredoxin, with protein sequence MYPPHLVAPMKLDLTSAGFEELTTAEAVDQFMANQKGTALVVINSVCGCSAGTCRPGAKMSLMISEHKPDQLKTVFAGVDLEATQRMREYIPLPPSSPSIALFKDGELVHFVERHHIEGRSADMIGHHLAAVYEEVCA
- a CDS encoding SufE family protein, with translation MTINETQDQLIEDFELFDDWEEKYEYIIDMGKKLPVMPDEHKSEENIIKGCQSVVWLNASFKEGLVHFEADSQAMIVKGLVSMLLNVLSGHTPEEVLHADLYFIEKIGLTSHLAQTRANGLASMVKQMKTYALAFQAKN
- the hemW gene encoding radical SAM family heme chaperone HemW, with the protein product MHLYLHIPFCRQACYYCDFHFSTNLQLKDKLIDAICEEIILQKDFLRNKKLQTVYFGGGTPSFLENKDLDKIFETISKNFDLTEVEEITLETNPEDVQIDKIKHWKTLGINRLSLGIQTFDDRILGYFNRNHKAEISIKALDLLLGAEYSNLTVDLIYAHNVLELNEKESNLILFKDLEIISGFNLPHISAYNLTLEKDTVFGKWLKQKKMKAISEEHAATQYEILVNFLSDKKYIQYEVSNFGFEGKFAIHNSAYWKDEEYLGIGPSAHSYDCKNRMSNVANNPKYIKAIESGLVPSIVEELSNSDRINDYLLTGLRTIWGVDLKKISQMAGEIPQTFWDNISLLKNKNWIAQEAETISITSEGRIFSDRIASDLFFD